ACGGATCAAGAAGCTGGGTCATCGTGACCGAACAAACACGGACGATTCGTAGGTGTTAAACGTGGTAACATCAAAAAGTATCAAAAAAAGGCCCCTATAACTGGCATTCTCATATCGAACTCTGAGTAGGACAAAGAAAAGAAAGTGCAGGTAGGCAGTAGCACAGAGCGACTGGCGCGAGATTTATAAGATCGTAACTTGTGAGGTCGGCAACACTCGGCGCGCTGTCGTCGGCCCTCGGCGCTCCGCCTCAAAACAcgtctttaaaaaatataaatcgaaCGCGGCTCCGGTATTTTTGAATGTCATTGCTCCAACTTAGCATTGTCAATTGGTTAATGACGTCATTAGGCTTACGGTCGATACTACGATAAAGCAAACACTATATTAAACGCAGTTAACAAGTTCTGCTATATTCTGTTGATTTATAAGGTCAGGTCAAGGccttatttatacatattacggTTTCAAATGgcacaaaataaagttatatgcAATAACTTCATTATTACTTCCAAAACTGCTTTACTTTAAAGAAAATGTGAATTATGAGTAAAAAAGAAGTGCGTAATGTATGACAGGCTCTCTTCGCTGTTCCGTGTGGAGACGCCCTTAAATTAGTTCCTCACACTATTCTGGATAATCAAACGGTTGGTTATTCCCAAAGAGGTTTTATACCCTGACTATTAGCTACAATGCAAACATGCCCCGCAATCGCTTAATAcgtaatagaaaacaaaaaacccTGTTGTATGAGCAATATCGGTATTCATATTAATGTTTCAAGTATGAATCAGTTATTAAAACAAGAGCGAATCCGTAGCCAGACAAACAGCTATTTCGGAACAAAAACACGTACAGAGTAACGTCTTTTCGATAATAAGATGTGATGGAACGTGTTCACAGTAAAAGTTCAGTTTATAACTTGTTACTCTATGCGCttagattttcttttaaaatattttggaagagtttatttctggactttgtgattCATTCGGAAATTTTTCTTCAATGCACAAAGATATTGTGTTGTACAGTTATGTTTCGTGGTGTAAACTTGGAATCTTTCGTATTAGGTCAACCGAGACTGCGATACTGGGTAGAAACTATATCGTATCATTGCTATCGATTAATTATGCGTATTTAATTGACTATTTATTACGGTAATGCATTAATtctctaatttaaatattgacctcgtatatgatattaattaattcctCATCCAATATTGACTTCGTGGTTGGTTGATTttgattcatattatttaaaatgaatagtaAGTGGTCTATGCATTTCCTTTTATCTTCATCATTAAACGATGGTAATAGTTATTTCTACATTTTCTATATTTCCAATAACATTTAATGTCagataacatataattaaatgttactgCGGTAGATTGCAGTATGTAAAACAAGCTTATTTACTTATAACCAAACTATTAGTTTGCTGTGAAATATTAAGCGACGCATTATAAATCACAACCTCCTAAGCCTACAATATGATCCTattttaactttgtttttttttttgtattggtaTACGTAATATACGTATGTATACGtaaggtttaattttataatctacTGCAATTTAAGCCTCTAAcgatttaatacaattttaataagtaatttaataagcCTAATAACGTAAGATATCCTAgacgcaataaaatatattgcgcaaataaatattatgatctaCGATATATTCTATAACAATATTCACGAGGTTTGAGACTTTTCCAAACTtaactgataataatattgaagtaccataacattttattgtatttccaAATAGTGATAATTTGCAATTATAAACTTGCTTATTTGATCCACGCTTACTTACACGAAAGTATTATTCGGgcttagtttattattaatagtattatgtACGATATTATGTTagatttaatttacttaattaatttaataaaaaacacatatctataataattaacacataaGTGACTTTTTCCTGTGCAGTCCGTGTTGAACAACACTATGTCTATAGaccttataaaaacattttatactttattacatgaaatataattacacCTAGAAAGTATTTATTCCTTAATTTAGCAGGTATGGGTCCTTCAAGCTTAGATGTAACCTTTAgtgttatatttgtatgttcTCTAGCAGGCTCATCTCTTGTCCAATTCTAAAGGATGCGTCGCGTTGTTAAACCTCAAGTATTGTCTATAATCTCCTTATACCGTTACATGGTTTATTGTTCCTGCTCTTTTTGATATCAGAGGATGTTCGACTACACGTATGTAGCCTCTTTACGATTTTCTAGAATTTGTTACCAGATTTGCGAATTTTGCTATCTTCAACGTCAAATTTATAGTAGAAAGGAACGACAAATAAGCggaatagttaatttaataaattcaaagaattacttagatttttattataatttatggttCTGTATTTGACTATTTATGAGCTCGTAGTCGTAATGCACTTACTCCAACCAAACAAAggcaaataaagtggaaaaaGCGCTTAACACGATAAATAAAGAAGTAcagtataatacaaatattgtagCGGCACAAGACTGTTATTGGTCCAAAATAGAagcggcgaaaagtgggtgacctCAGTAGGTGGCGGTAATAACCACTTTTACTCGCGTTTGTGTTTCCATCCTCTTCATAATAAAGAGTTTGGAGATGCGGACATCGGCACAGTTACAAGCTGTTGTACAGGATACATGCTCCGGTCTGTGAATATTCCACTAGGAACAGATCGTGTGTACGTGCGTGGAAAATGTATAAACGCGAATTGATGTCATGGAgcgtttaatgttatttttagtgCCATGTAATGATCACAGAACACGGGAACTGCAAACTGGATTTTTTATGCAACAATCGATGAGCTCGACGTGCGTGGAAAGCGTAGTTTTCCTCATGTCGTGTGACGGAGCCCTGCGGTCGCTCGAGCAGACATTACAGCCGCGTCTGACGGACACATCGCTTGCATCTTTTGTCCCGTAAACAAATTAGCAACTACTCATGACACGCAGCGCTGCGCGTTCAGCGCTCAGTCAATAGCATTTAAAATGACGGCTGGGTCTACGTCACCCGCTTCCTCTCCACACGTACGTAGTGGCACATGACGCAATTGGCTTTTTCAATGTCTTATCTACAGCGAGGTATGTTGTCATTCGCCGCGAGACCGCCGCGCTGCGCGCACGCCGCTCGCCGTcgcgtttatttttgtttccctTGTCTGTGCGTTTCACATCACCGAGGACAAAGTGACGAATTGCGCGCGCGTACGGCGCACCGTTGTGAACTCTGTGACATTTGTGGAACCATTTTAATTAGTGCCCGCTGGAAGTCGCTCGCCGAGCCGCCACGATGTTTATGTCAGGATTCTTCATCATTTCCCCTGATTTATCTTTTAGGTGGGTGTTTATGAAAAGTGCGTTTCCGAGGCGTTTTGCGTTCGCTCTTTATCGTCCGTCGGCACTCGACCGCTAATAAACTCACTTTTGATGTTATTGAGAACGGAGAGCGGATTATAACAAGTTGTGAACCTGATCGGCTCGTTCGGCGTCGATGCATTGTTCTCGGACTGACCTAGTGTTTgccattatgaaataattaggGCGTCTCCTTGATTCAATCGCGTTCCGACAATGTTTTAGAATTTAACTAAACGTTCTTCGACATCCAAACTCCGGTTAACTGCGGCCGTGCCTTACATAATGTTCAACGTAATATTATCTACTGATAGGCTCTTAGCGATCGTGCTCCCGCTCTCCGATCGTTCTAATTTTGTATCGAATATTTACGAGTCGCTAATAGATGCTAATGTGTCCGCGCTTCGTTTGTTACAGAATGACGCCGCAAGAAGAGCGCGAGAGCGCGCGTGGCGTGGACATCGCCGACGCGTTCGAGGACGACATGTTCGGCCCGCCGCGCACCGAGCCCGCCGCCAGGCCCAAGCTCTCCATGATCTCTGCGCGGCTGCGCGCCAATGAGGAGCGCAAGCGCGTCATCGAGATCTGCTCGCAGAAGCTGGAGAACATCGAGGACCCCGCGCGGGACCTCCGCCGCTCCGTCTGCATCAACAACACCTACTGTCGGCTCAGCGAGGAAGCGCGCCGGGAGAAAGAGGCGCGGCGGCGACGGGCGCGCGAGGAGTGCGACGACTCCTGGGTCGGCAAGAAGGCCCGGCGAGCCGTCGAGGACGAGTGCCTCGCGTTGCTCGATGCGATCCCCGAGTTGGGCGACGCGAACCTCGGCTGCGCACAACTGGCGCGCCAGATGCCGCGACAGGACGTACCTCTGCTGCCCCCCGGCCTGCTGACCGTGCTGGACTCATGACCGCGCCGCAGCGCGCACCTCCACACTCCACTGTGATGCGACGGCGCCGAATGAGGCGCTGACCGCCGCTGAGCCGCCGCCGGCGCGGAGCCTGCCTTGACGCGCCGAGTCGTGCCAAGCCGTGCCGAGCTGCCGCTCCGCCGACCGCCGGCGTGCAGACTGCAGTCCCGCCGGCCCGGGCGGCTCTCCAACCGTACGGACTACGGACTGACGAGGATTATGATTTCACGTTACCCCAAACAGACGGAAGACGTTTAGCCAATTCTTTGTTGTTTAAGATGAGTACTTACTTTGTTagcgtgttttatattatttaagtgaaAGTTGCTCAGGCGCTGCCAACGGGCGCGGTCCAATTAGTGTTCaacgataattttttatagaacGAAGGGACTCGGACTCATTTCGAGCTGCGCCGTTGTGACGCGGCACAGACGTGACGTGTTGCGCCAGAGATATGGGGGGAAGTTCTACGGTTTATTGGAGGCATAGTTGTAAgcgataattattatgttatattattgtactGTAAAGTAAATATAGTGATTAAGAGATAGTGCAAAACGACTGGGAACGGTTGCGACGACATTGTTGTCTTCTCGCTTAGTTTAATTTAtgtgcttattttttattctgctTTGCGACTGAGTTAGTAGTTTATTTGTTAGTTTTGAGGATCGAACAAGTAAAATCTCTCGGAGATTAAACAAAACGCTACACAAGTGACACGCGCGAGCATTTTAACAAAGCAATTTAAGGTCATGTATAATTGAGCAAGTGATTGCTATTGTTTGGCCATCGTTAGCAAGTACAAAGGAAAAATTGTTAGAAATTATGTGTCAATGGATGGAATTTTAGTTTCCATATCCGACAGTTGCGTGTGTCACCGACCGTGATTCAGGAAATGTGTGGCCAACGATTGGTGCGTGTTGGTTCAAACATTTGATCGCGTGGCACATATCTCACATGTTTTGTTGTATTATCgctttaaggtttatttttgtttttattttttcttggaACGTTACCTTATTGCTTACGTCACCATTTTAAGCTTCGTTAccattatgatattataaatcgGTTACAATAGTCCAGCtcctttattttactaaaacttttgtggcattgttaatttatttattttaggtatatttattttaattgcagtCGTGTACGTTGTttgtttgcaaaattttaaacattgttctAATTATAGATGTCGaatggtttaatatttttgttgtcgGTTGTTAGCGTTTAAACAACGTTAGCGAACTGCGATTTGTTCATAACGAGCATACTTATCGAATGGTTGTGCAATAAGTCGAAACCGATCAATCACTTGATTGTGCAATTGTTTCGTGTTGAGTTCCTTTTCTTTTGGAGTCTTAATAATTGTCGCAAAATATATCGGTTGTAGACCGTTTCGCCCCCTCTGAATAGTAAATAGGTAGGTAAGAGAGCTCGCTCGCGCGGGGTGCGCCGGCGGGGCGGCGGGGCGGCGGGGTGTCGGTGCGGTGGAGCGGCGGGGCGGCGTGGGGGCTCGGCGGGGGCGGGCGGGGCCGCGGGGGGCTGAGCGCGGGTGGCCGGTGGTACAGTGGGTGGCGCGTGTAGGGTGGCGAGCTGGTTTGGGTCTCTGCACCGTTCCCAGCACTCCTGTGATATTAGCCTAGCCTGTGTGTCGTATTTGTGCTAGTTTTCCCAACCAACTTGTTTGGACATTGTGCTTGTAAAAAAAGATGCTTCGAAAAAATTGATTCCTTTTCTATTGGCCATTGTGTACGtataaaaaggatttttaagTCATTTAAAAGTCAGTAGAAACGCATTTAGACAATTTTGCGAACACGATTTGTAAAGtgtaaactttgtttttgtgtttgtttaaatttgctcgatttgtatgtaatgttgaataatcattattgtattatataaattttataaattaagcgCTTGTACACACAGCTGGCGCCCTTATTAGGGCGTTGCGGTGTGTGACTTAATGTTTAATAAGTCAACAGATCgctaaataatgttttgttcactagttattaataaatcgaAATTACAACcaaatgtattttacaaattgtttaataaaacgcacataattatgataattaagtAGTTCGATGCATTCTTTAAGCCACGTTTGAAACGGTTTGTAGCCGTAACAAGCGAGCCACCAAAAGGACCGCGAGTCCCAACGAACGTGGCTTCTAGAATTATCTCTAACGAGATTGTGAGATTCAtagaagtaaataatttaataccgaGCCTCTAGTTTTAGTTGAAACGTGTACAAttggaaatgtaaaaaaaggAGATCAGATTATTGAAGCGGTGCGTCCCTTTCACACGCACGGCATACGAGCGAGACAAACTTGATGCAATAAGACGCGACCGATTGAATACTGTAACTCATTTCAATCCACTTCAAATGGATATAATCCTTATCGGATTAACGAACTAACTGACAAAAGTTCAAATCACTAGCTCATTGAATCAGTACAGTTGTCGGCGGTGCACTACTTGTCTTGGAAGATACGTTATTAGGACATTGATGGAATAGGCGATACTCGGTAGCCAGGCATCTAGACAGAGGCGAGGTGACAATTGTTCAACGGAGATAGTAAAGTTAAAtgttatcataattttattattgtgattagctgctattttataaatgtttcctGTCTTAAGCTAAGAGAtgatcattaaataaatattacaattaaaactgTAAACTCTGTTTCATTTTTCCATTAGCAAGGATGAGTCATCGTCTGAGTTCGAGTCTAGGTCTCGAATAAGcatgaataatataagtatttcacGCCCTTGCATGAAAGATTACGTGATGTAACGCacgttgaaataatttaattgatttagagGGTGATCAGTGCCCTACGTAATctctggatataaaatatttgatgttaatgtcagttatatataaaagtgacatgaaagtaaataaaaaaaataaaacacttttttaacTAATCTACAAGTGTATTTTTGGAGAACCCAATATTATACAGCTGAGCCGTTTCTGATGGTTTTCAAGGTCTGGTAAAGCAGTTTCAGTGAATAAGATACCTACATTTTAACTCGAGAAAGACAGGTTATAAATAAGATAGTAATTAATACTTATGAACTAGAGGATAGGAGAGCGTGTTATACTAGGAAATCTGCGTTGcttcaatgaaaaataaacattgttaaaacTCATGCGATGGTCGAGGAAGACCTGCCAAGTTATGTCGcccaaatataaacaaaaacctCGACACGATTTCAGAATAAAATCTGCATCAAGACTGATCATAATAGGGTTTCAGATTTAACCACTAAGGCcttaagaaacattttaatgaGTGATTCATCGATTCATTGTTGGACTCTTAAATGAATTAACAaatcaaacatacataaatcttATCCTCGATGAAGTAGGCACCAGTACCAAAGCACCCAATATTCGCCCTGTGTATTCTAGACATAATGTGAAAGGAGCGAGTGTATTgctatatcggacacaaatttcaaactttgGGCTGATACTGTACAGACAAATGCAATAAATGCatgacccgagattcgaacctgagacctcagagcggtatcATATTGCGCGCGCAATACATCAACgttaacagtatttttttttacgtaaagaagaaagtgaatatatttattaaaatatcgacTTTTTTTCATCTGCCTTATTTTACCTCAATATAGACACGGCgatgcataatgatttcttatgtttatggacctggatcccaggcttgtgcaagcttccagttctacatttaattaaatcggaacccaaaagaccgactgccagacttcaagacactgtgagctcattctgcgtagatcggaccaccaacagctaacattttaaaaaagttgtataattgtaaaatgtaggtagatattgtaactttgactttacggatgaacaacacctcagtcccccccgtgaccatgaaggctgcaaagtcttcgaaacgtcgggagaaaataaaatagtaataccgcaatagaatccgaaaattagtttaatttcaacggCGATGCATTTTAAAGCATATTGCCTGGATTTGAATTAGCTTTACAACGAAACTTCTGCTTGAAGTCGATCTTCTCAATGCCACCtcgattaattatatttaattttaaagaggTAATTAGTGTTTATATAGCAGCATCAGACACCATACAGGATATGTTTAgtagtagcgaagggtgaattCTTCTGAAAAGGAAACCAGCACAACATATAgctactaataatatacataaatgcagtctgtaaATCCTTCTAGTGATAATTAGTTCCTACAAAAAAGGAAGCCGagaggaatcgagttatatggactcttcaccACTGATCTttagtaataaacaaataaacagttAACCCTCAAACAGTACTGTCATCCataggttttataataatatttactagctCATGCACGCGGCTCAGTCTGTgtcaaaaagtttttccggtaGTCTATAGCATCCAAGAGTAATTTtacttcctattagtaaaataattttcaaaccagttcagtagttccagagattatcCCCTACAAACTttactctttataatattagtgtagataaAGCACTAAGTAATAAAGCTCTTCATCCTGAGATAGATCTGTTATTCTGTTGAGAATATTCAAACCGAAACTACAGTGCTAGGACATTACCTTAGGGTCAGAAATAGACCAGGGATACTAATAGTACCCAGACGGAGACACACTTGCAAGATGCCTTCCACTTAGAATCACAATTGCGTGACTCAATCCGCTCCTGTAATATTTAAACTACACCCCAATAGGCAAGGGCGTATCCACATTAAGGTGCAAGTTAAAATAAGCGGTGCTTTGCTGTAGCGGCGAtcgcctagttggatgtggaacggactgccaagacgaatgtccgcaggttcaaatcctaagggcacacacttctgacttttctaaaatcgtgtgtgtattctttgtgaatttatcgttcgctgacggtgaaggaaaacatcgtgaggaaacctgcacatctgagaagttctctataggcattttgaaggtgtgtgaagtctaccaatccgcaataggccagcgtggtggactaaggcctaatccctctcaatagtagaggaggcccgtgctcagcagtgggcaagtatataatacagggctaatattattattattattgctggTAGTGGGTTGCTGGTATCCGCACGTATACCGCCCACTGGAAACGTTGTAAAGCCCGCCATATTTTTCCACgaatgtgtcgcgttctggggcctatatattagtttcaaataggccggcataattttgccgactgacgagcgatAATCATCGCTGGTCAGTCCTCACATTGTCTGGACCACACTTACTATCAGAGGCAGAGGAGTACTTCGCCGTATACGTAAAAAAAACCTGTCCATGCACAATATATTCAAAGTAGTGGATGAATTAGTAAGTTTCTTGAGgcattatctattttatttttatacgtggacAGCAAATGAcgtcactgcatctgatggtaagtggagtggggtttaatagaatgtcgactgacgagagatgattacccctcggcagttgacataattatgccggcctgttggaaccggatgtacacaggttgatcccgaaatgagacacacttacgtgagccactacagcgtttttaacaccttgtgtacggtggtcaatattcgggtggatataaaatataatctaccaCTAGCAATGTACTTTTTCTCTACCCAAGcaacaatacataattattgttgtaGTCCAGATTGTAagacattttagccagtgtagtATAGCTATTATCACGTTGAAAGGATGACGAAGGCAGCAATGCCTATCCAAGTTCCAACTTCTCGCGATCAGGTTATCAAATCCGAGATGATGTACAAAACCCACTTATAGGAATGAAACTAGGGTTCTATTTACTTTGCACATCAGTGATTCTAATGGAGCAGTCCCTACGCCATTcttgtttacaaacaaattgCGCACAACCACTGATctcaaaaacaacaacaaactaTATTCATTCATGTACGTAGGCATGATATAAACTACTGTAATACTGACTAGCTGTTTGCCTAATGGAATTTAACCTCCccccttttttttttcatttgaattttaaacagaTGCTTCGTTTATGTTATGTAGAAGTAGTGTGCAAAATTTAGAATGcaatttaagatttttatgaCAGTGACTTGACTAGCTCCATCGGATGTTAGTATTGCCGTAGAAAACCGACGTACACAATTATTCTTCAGTAAAAAAGGTCACATGTCTCTTAAAATATCATTGATCATGTCAGTAATTAGTAGCGTTTCATGAGGTTTGCGAGATTGCTGGAACCAATATAACTTTCCCCAAACTACTTTCAAAGATCGGCAACATACTCCCTATTTCTATGATATTATGAATGGTTATGGGCGATAGAAACAACTATTAGATGAGTTACTTGCTAGATACCCTTAGTGCAAAAAATACTGCCTTCCGCAACTACTTAATAAAACAGTGCTCTATGAATTACTGTAAACCGAAACAAATTGTCCTCAAGACCAAATTAAAGTGGGcagaaatttgaaatattgaaaacgTTTTGAATGATTGTAGGACTCGTTTAACAACACACTTCTTGAAATTCATGTCTATATAGGAGAAAAGTGTAGGAAAGATTGTATGGAAATTCTTTTCTGTTATTTACTTGAACCCTAGTATTAAAGCtatcaatgtaatttatattagtacTCTCGTCGTACCCCAGTTCTTAGAGATTTAACCCCTATACTGTAAAAATGGAAACGGAAAGCTATGTTCTCTGTCAAGTAGCT
The nucleotide sequence above comes from Manduca sexta isolate Smith_Timp_Sample1 chromosome 11, JHU_Msex_v1.0, whole genome shotgun sequence. Encoded proteins:
- the LOC115452495 gene encoding uncharacterized protein LOC115452495 isoform X2, with product MFMSGFFIISPDLSFRMTPQEERESARGVDIADAFEDDMFGPPRTEPAARPKLSMISARLRANEERKRVIEICSQKLENIEDPARDLRRSVCINNTYCRLSEEARREKEARRRRAREECDDSWVGKKARRAVEDECLALLDAIPELGDANLGCAQLARQMPRQDVPLLPPGLLTVLDS
- the LOC115452495 gene encoding uncharacterized protein LOC115452495 isoform X1 — translated: MPRALRPCGQPLNPVFVDSRPRTHAQSRTLPADSRLSIHCASRSDVPLCACLCAVLSLTRRSRALCLISRMTPQEERESARGVDIADAFEDDMFGPPRTEPAARPKLSMISARLRANEERKRVIEICSQKLENIEDPARDLRRSVCINNTYCRLSEEARREKEARRRRAREECDDSWVGKKARRAVEDECLALLDAIPELGDANLGCAQLARQMPRQDVPLLPPGLLTVLDS
- the LOC115452495 gene encoding uncharacterized protein LOC115452495 isoform X3; its protein translation is MTPQEERESARGVDIADAFEDDMFGPPRTEPAARPKLSMISARLRANEERKRVIEICSQKLENIEDPARDLRRSVCINNTYCRLSEEARREKEARRRRAREECDDSWVGKKARRAVEDECLALLDAIPELGDANLGCAQLARQMPRQDVPLLPPGLLTVLDS